From one Rhizobium sp. BT04 genomic stretch:
- the hisC gene encoding histidinol-phosphate transaminase: MADAKLQAVLSALSPMARQLNALPSNQPGRDANCVKLNTNENPFPLPMMVLQSALAALERHYLYPEDDNLSLRDAAASAYGLSQDQVVAGNGSSELLGLIYRAFLDPGDSVAMISPGFSFNRKLAKLQGARFLEIEWGESYSLPIEQLLLGPAKDAKFILLANPNNPTGTFVPVAEIDRLVAQSDQLIVVDEAYVDFAPDDALRLVDRHPNLLVLRTLSKGFAAAGIRVGFGFGHPELIGRLRNLQNVFNMNVIGHAVGISILSHRADYDENHRYIKHERHRTTTALSQLGFSVIPSHTNFLLARVPPGRDGKWWQASLDRQNILVAVFPDAGLENFIRVSIGTRTQMDAFLSAARDIISGSMKTQS, translated from the coding sequence ATGGCTGATGCAAAGCTGCAAGCCGTGCTTTCGGCTCTTTCGCCGATGGCGAGACAGCTAAATGCGCTACCCTCCAATCAACCGGGGCGAGATGCGAACTGCGTTAAACTAAACACGAATGAGAATCCGTTTCCGTTGCCGATGATGGTGTTGCAAAGTGCGCTGGCGGCCCTCGAACGGCATTATCTGTATCCCGAAGATGACAATCTGAGCTTGCGCGACGCAGCCGCCAGCGCGTATGGCCTCTCCCAGGATCAGGTGGTCGCCGGGAACGGCTCGTCGGAGCTGCTTGGGCTCATCTACAGAGCATTCCTCGACCCGGGAGATAGCGTTGCGATGATATCGCCAGGTTTTTCCTTTAACCGCAAACTGGCCAAGTTGCAGGGTGCCAGATTTCTCGAAATCGAATGGGGCGAGTCTTATTCTCTGCCAATCGAGCAGCTGCTTCTTGGTCCAGCAAAAGATGCAAAATTCATACTGCTGGCCAATCCGAACAATCCAACGGGAACATTCGTTCCGGTGGCTGAAATCGACCGCCTCGTCGCGCAATCGGACCAGTTGATAGTGGTGGATGAAGCGTATGTCGACTTTGCACCCGATGATGCCCTGCGCCTAGTCGATCGTCATCCAAACCTTCTAGTATTGAGAACACTTTCGAAAGGCTTTGCAGCCGCGGGAATTCGCGTCGGTTTCGGCTTTGGTCATCCCGAACTTATTGGGAGGCTACGCAACCTGCAAAATGTCTTTAACATGAACGTGATCGGCCATGCGGTGGGCATTAGTATCCTTTCGCACCGCGCCGACTACGACGAGAACCACAGATATATTAAACATGAAAGACACAGAACGACCACTGCCTTGTCTCAATTGGGCTTTTCTGTCATTCCCTCCCACACAAACTTTTTGCTAGCTCGGGTGCCACCCGGACGAGATGGCAAATGGTGGCAAGCGTCTTTGGATAGGCAGAACATACTTGTAGCCGTCTTTCCCGATGCCGGTTTGGAAAATTTTATCCGCGTCAGCATCGGCACCAGAACCCAAATGGACGCGTTCCTTTCAGCCGCCAGGGACATCATTTCTGGAAGTATGAAGACGCAGAGCTAG